One window of Hypanus sabinus isolate sHypSab1 chromosome 10, sHypSab1.hap1, whole genome shotgun sequence genomic DNA carries:
- the ostm1 gene encoding osteopetrosis-associated transmembrane protein 1 — MSGAVLLSGCLLAVLGDGALGFSSSAGLQPDFIRRGDGSHQAAAWGGVGGPLREGGSPAGWWMASALLDSELLVDGAVNPRCRQLLNEFGESCSTLLSCLVKNARPVRVCERCFSHFNNFSDVYDKIAKDSGNVSCTAQLLRSDRLQIVLNTQKSLRTIWTDAQCDDCLNENKTALSTDTVIFKKLLSDSLSCFEQHFSKHPVHSNHSEVCIKCHSSYKNLTEYYDRMKNKGKLCIDTDDAMNLTRQLWSKTYNCTVHCRDMVSVIAISTFLLFLPVIFYLSSFLHSEQKKLKLIEPKRLKHSSSNTSMR; from the exons ATGTCGGGCGCCGTGCTGTTGAGTGGCTGTCTGCTGGCTGTGCTCGGGGACGGGGCCCTTGGCTTCTCCTCGTCCGCCGGACTGCAGCCTGACTTCATCCGGCGCGGTGACGGCAGCCACCAGGCCGCCGCCTGGGGCGGTGTAGGTGGGCCGCTGCGGGAAGGCGGAAGCCCGGCCGGCTGGTGGATGGCCTCTGCGCTGTTGGACTCGGAGTTGCTGGTGGACGGGGCGGTGAACCCGAGGTGCCGGCAGCTACTGAACGAGTTCGGGGAGAGCTGCTCGACCTTGCTGAGCTGCTTGGTGAAGAACGCACGGCCGGTGCGGGTCTGCGAGAGGTGTTTCTCCCACTTTAACAACTTCAGCGATGTCTACGACAAAATCGCA AAAGATTCAGGGAACGTTAGTTGTACAGCCCAACTTTTGAGATCTGATCGTTTGCAAATAGTCCTGAATACACAGAAATCTCTGAGGACAATTTGGACTGATGCCCAATGTGATG ACTGtttaaatgaaaacaaaacagCGCTATCGACTGATACTGTAATCTTTAAGAAGTTGCTGAGTGATTCTCTGAGTTGTTTTGAACAACACTTTTCG AAACATCCAGTTCACAGCAACCATTCAGAAGTTTGCATAAAGTGCCACAGCTCTTACAAAAATTTGACTGAATACTATGATAGAATGAAAAACAAAGGCAAGCTGTGCATAGACACCGATGATGCA ATGAACTTGACACGTCAACTATGGAGCAAAACTTATAACTGCACTGTCCATTGCCGTGATATGGTTTCGGTCATTGCGATTTCAACGTTTCTTCTTTTTCTACCGGTTATCTTCTATCTCAGCAGCTTTCTTCACTCTGAGCAGAAGAAATTGAAACTTATAGAGC CTAAACGCCTGAAACATTCCAGCAGCAACACCAGCATGCGTTGA